ACCACTGGCCCGCCGCGACGTTCCCGTTCGCGTCGTTCGCGTCGGCGGACTTCGTGTCGGCGGGGTTCGCTTCGGCAGGGTTCGCGCCGGCGGCGTTCGTGTCGGCAGGGTTTCCCTCTGCGGGCCGCGAGGCGGCAGGCGGTTCGGAGTCCACCGGTCCGGAAGGACGGGGTACGCCCGCGCCCCGTTCGTCGGAGGGGGCGGATCCGGGCGGGGCCCAGCCCGGAGAGTCGTTCATTCTGGCTCCTTCACCGTCCTGACCGCGCATCGGGGCGGCAGGTTGGCAGCCATCGTGCCACGCGGGACAGAAGTGCGTTCGAGGTGCTTCTGGTTGGCACCTTCATATGTGGCCCTCCCAGCGGGCAGACTGGGCGGATGGCTGAACAGGACGCGCAATCGCCGGTGGGCAGCGAGCCCTCCGCGCTTCCCGTACTCCGCTGGGACGAGCCCCCCGAGGGCCCCGTCCTGGTGCTGCTCGACCAGACCCGGCTTCCCGCCGAGGAGGTCGAGCTGGTGTGCACCGACGCTCCCGCGCTGGTGAGGGCGATCCAGACGCTGGCGGTGCGCGGGGCACCGTTGCTGGGCATCGCCGGTGCCTACGGCGTGGCCCTCGCGGCGGCCCGGGGATACGACGTGGACGAGGCCGCGGAACTGCTGGCCACGGCGCGGCCCACCGCGGTGAACCTCGCGTACGGGGTCCGGCGCGCGGCCCGCGCCCACGCGGCGGCGCTCGCCGGCGGGGCGGGGCCGGAGCGGGCCGCCGCCGCGGCGCTGGGCGAGGCGCGGGCCCTGCACCGCGAGGACGCCGAGGCGTCCGCCCGTATGGCCCGGCACGGCCTGTCGCTGCTGGACGAGCTGCTGCCGGCCGGAGGCCACCGCCTGCTGACCCACTGCAACACGGGCGCTCTGGTCTCCGGTGGCGAGGGCACGGCGTTCGCCGTCGCGCTCGCCGCGCATCGGCAGGGGCGGTTGCGGAGGCTGTGGGTGGACGAGACGCGTCCGCTGCTCCAGGGTTCCCGGCTCACCGCCTACGAGGCAGCCCGGCACGGAATGGCGTACCAGCTGCTCACGGACAACGCGGCTGGGTCGCTCTTCGCGGCGGGGCAGGTGGACGCGGTACTGATCGGCGCGGACCGCATCGCGGCGGACGGTTCCGTGGCGAACAAGGTGGGGAGCTATCCGCTGGCGGTGCTCGCGAAGTACCACCACGTACCGTTCGTCGTGGTGGCGCCGGCCACGACGGTGGATCCGGGCACTCCGGACGGGGCGTCGATCGTCGTCGAGCGGCGTTCCGGCCGCGAGGTGACGGAGTTCACATCGTCGTCCCCCGCGCCGCACGGGGGAAAGGGGGGCGGACTGGTAGTTGCCCCCCTGGGAACCCCGGTGTACAACCCCGCGTTCGACATCACGCCGCCGGAACTGATCACGGCGATCGTCACGGGGGAGGGCGTCATTTCGCCGGTCACGAGGGCCGGACTGGCCGAGCTGTGTGCCAGGTCATCGCAGATAACGATTAGCTAATGGGATGATGTCGATTATGAAGGGACGCGTCCTTGTCGTCGACGACGACACCGCACTGGCCGAGATGCTCGGCATCGTGTTGCGTGGAGAAGGTTTTGAACCGTCGTTCGTAGCGGACGGCGACAAGGCACTTGCTGCCTTTCGGGAGGCCAAGCCGGACCTGGTGCTGCTCGACCTCATGCTGCCCGGAAGGGACGGCATCGAGGTCTGCAGGCTCATCAGGGCCGAGTCGGGCGTGCCGATCGTGATGCTCACCGCGAAGAGTGACACCGTCGACGTGGTGGTGGGCCTGGAGTCCGGGGCCGACGACTACATCGTGAAGCCGTTCAAGCCCAAGGAGCTGGTGGCCAGGATCAGGGCACGTCTGCGGAGGTCGGAGGAGCCGGCGCCCGAGCAGCTGACCATCGGTGACCTGGTCATCGACGTCGCCGGGCACTCCGTCAAACGGGAAGGGCAGTCCATCGCCCTGACCCCGCTCGAGTTCGACCTGCTGGTCGCGCTCGCGCGTAAGCCGTGGCAGGTCTTCACCCGTGAGGTCCTGCTGGAGCAGGTGTGGGGTTACCGGCACGCCGCGGACACCCGTCTGGTGAACGTGCACGTCCAGCGACTCCGTTCCAAGGTCGAGAGGGACCCCGAGCGGCCCGAGATCGTCGTCACCGTGCGTGGCGTCGGCTACAAGGCCGGACCGAGCTGACATGACCCGAGGCAGCACCGCTCCTGGCCCCGGGGAGCCCGGAGCCCCCGAGGAGCGGGCTGCCGGACCAGGGCGTTCCCGTCTCTCCCGGGGTGTCCGGTCGCTCACCGACCGGACACCCGGAGGGCCGTTCCCGCGTCTTCTGCTGCGCTGGTCGCGGCGACCGCTGCTGCCCGCCCTGCGGGTGTGGCGCCGCAATCTCCAGCTGCGGGTCGTCGCGGGCACTCTGCTGATGTCGCTCGGCGTCGTGCTCCTGCTCGGCTTCGTCGTCATCGGGCAGGTGCGCAACGGCCTGCTCGACGCCAAGGGCAAGGCCGCCCAGACCCAGGCCGCCGGCGGGTTCGCCGCGGCCCAGGCGAAGGCCAACGAGCCCCTCACACCCGGCCGCGAGGACGGCACCGACGGCATGTCGGCCAACACCTCCTGGCGGACCGACCTCGTCGACCAACTGGCCAGCGGCGGCGCCAACGCCTTCAACGTGGTGGCGCTCAGCCCGGACTCCGTGAGCCGCGGCACCGCCAGCCGGGCGCCCCGCGGGTCGGGCAGCGTGGAGGCGTCGAGCGTCCCGGACCGGCTGCGCGAGGCGGTCGACAAGGGACCGGGGGCGTTCCAGACGTACTCCCTGATCCGTTACTCGTACGGCAAGGAGTCGCAGCCCGGCCTCGTCGTGGGCAAGCGGCTCTACGACATCGACCACAACCCCTACGAGCTGTACTACCTCTTCCCGCTCACGCAGGAGGAGAAGTCCCTGGCGCTGGTCAAGACGACGCTGGCCACCGCCGGGCTCTTCGTCGTGGTCCTGCTCTGCGCCATCGCCTGGTTCGTGGTGCGCCAGGTCGTCACGCCCGTACGGATGGCGGCCGGAATCGCCGAGCGGCTTTCGGCCGGGCGGCTCCAGGAGCGGATGAAGGTCACCGGCGAGGACGACATCGCCCGGCTCGGTGAGGCCTTCAACAAGATGGCCCAGAACCTCCAGCTGAAGATCCAGCAGCTGGAGGAGCTGTCCCGGATGCAGCGCCGTTTCGTCTCGGACGTCTCGCACGAGCTGCGCACCCCGCTCACCACCGTGCGCATGGCGGCCGACGTCATCCACGAGGCGCGGGTGGACTTCGACCCGATCACCGGCCGTGCCGCCGAACTGCTCGGCGATCAGCTCGACCGGTTCGAGTCCCTCCTGTCCGACCTGCTGGAGATCAGCCGGTTCGACGCGGGGGCGGCGGCGCTGGACGCCGAGCCGATCGATCTGCGCTCCGTCGTCCGCCGGGTGATCGGAGGCGCCGAACCCCTGGCGGAGCGGAAGGGCACCCGCATCCGGGTGGTCGGCGACGAACAGCCGGTCGTGGCCGAGGCGGACCCCCGGCGGGTCGAGCGCGTCCTGCGCAACCTCGTGGTCAACGCCGTCGAGCACGGTGAGGGCCGGGACGTCGTCGTGCGGATGGGCGCTGCCCAGGGTGCCGTCGCCGTCGCGGTGCGCGACTACGGCGTCGGGCTGAAGCCCGGCGAGGCGACGCGCGTCTTCAACCGGTTCTGGCGGGCCGACCCGGCCCGCGCCCGCACGACCGGGGGCACCGGTCTCGGACTGTCCATCGCCGTCGAGGACGCCCGGCTGCACGGCGGCTGGCTCCAGGCGTGGGGCGAGCCGGGCGGCGGCTCCCAGTTCCGGCTCACCCTTCCCCGTACGGCGGACGAGCCGCTGCGTGGGTCCCCGATACCCCTGGAGCCCGAGGACTCGCGGCGCAACGTCGCGGACCGCCGGCGTTCCGGTGCGGTGGACGCCGGCTCCGACGTCGACGGCCGGCACCGGGTGATGGCCGTGCCCCACCAGCCCAGCTCCTCCGACCGTGCCACGCTCTCCGTGCCCGCCGGGCCCGGCCCTTCACGGCAGGCACCCGCCTCGGTCCACCCCGCGGCGCTGCCCGGCAGCGGCGCGCGGGTGGTGGCCCGTCCGGGTTCCGCCCCCGCCGCCCCCGCACCGCAGATCCCCGAGCAGTCCCAGGAGCGGAGCCCGGACCGGTTCCCGGACCAGGAGGACACCCGACGTGGGTACTGACCGTCGTCACGACGGCCGCCGCCGCGGAACCGCGCGGACGACCGCGGTACTCGGCCTCGGCGTCCTGCTGCTCGCCGGATGCGGGTCCATGCCGGTGGTCGGGGACGTCAAGTCCGTCGACGCCTCCCAGGCCGGCGACGCTCAGGTGCAGGTCTACGCGGTGCCGCCGCGCGACGGCGCGGAGCCGGGCGAAGTGGTCGACGGCTTCCTGGAGTCGATGACCAGCGACGACCCCTCCTTCCGGACGACCCGCACCTATCTGACCCAGGACGCGGCCCGCACCTGGCGCCCGGCCGCCGGCACCACCGTGCTCGCCAAGGCGCCGAACCGGAACGCTCCCACCCTCCGGGGCCCGGAGCCCGACGCGACGGACACCACGTACACCCTCAGCGGCCAGAAGGTGGCGGAGGTCGACGCGCAGAGCTCGTACCAGCCGATCGCGCCCGCCGACTACGTGCAGAGCCTGCACCTGGTGCGCGAGAAGAGCGCGGACGGCAAGCAGGAGTGGCGGATCAGCTCGGTGCCGGACGGCCTGGTGCTCGGGCAGTCCGACTTCAAGCGGCTCTACCGTTCCGTCAACACCTACTACTTCGCGGCCGGTACGTCGGACGGTCCCGCCGCGCTGGTCGCCGACCCCGTCTACGTACGCAACCGGACCGACCCCGTGACGCGGATGGACGCCACCACGCAGACGGTGCGGACCCTCCTCGACGGGCCGACCGACTGGCTGCGGCCCGTGGTCGATTCCAGCTTCCCCGCGGGTACGTCGCTGCAGAAGGGCGTCACCTCGCTGGCGCCCGACGACCAGAACGTCCTCAAGGTGCCGCTCAACAAGAAGGCCGCCGGCACCGGCCGGGCCGCCTGCCGGAAAATGGCCGCCCAGGTGCTCTTCACCCTGCGGGACCTGACGTCCGCCCGCGTCGAGCGGGTGGAGCTGGAGAGCGGACAGAAGGTGCTCTGCTCGCTGGGCGCCGAGGAGGCGTCCGAGTTCGCCGCCGACCGCGGCTCCGGCGCCCCAGTCGGCCAGTACTTCGTCGACGACGGAAAGGTGCAGCGGATTCCCGGCCCTACCAAGGGCGCCGGCGACCCCGTGCCGGTGATCGGACCGTTCGGCGACGGCACCCCGCGGATGAGCGCCGTCGGTGTCTCCCGCGACGAGGAGAAGGCGGCCGGGGTGACGGAGGACCGGTCACGGTTGTACGTGGCGTCGATCGTCGAGAAGAGCGAGCTGCCCGCGGAAGCCCCGGTCGTCAGCCGTGCGGCGTCCGCCGGGGACCGTCTGTCGGCGCCGAGCTGGGACGGGCGGGGCGATCTCTGGGTCGCCGACCGCGACCCGGACGACCCCCGGCTGCTCAGACTGGCCGGAGGCGAGGGCACTCCTCTGGAGGTCGCGGTCCCGGGCCTCGGCGGTGAGCGGATCGAGGCGCTCCGGATGTCGGCGGACGGCGTGCGGATCGCGCTGCTCGTGGGCGAGGAAGGCCACCGGACGCTGAAGATCGGCCGGGTCGAGAGGGCCGGTTCCGGCGAGGCGCAGGAGGTCTCCGTGCAGGACCTGCGCCAGGCCGCTCCGCAGCTGACCGACGTCACCGCGGTCTCCTGGTCAGGACGAGGCCGGCTGGTCGTCGTCGGCAAGGAGGAGGGCGGGGTCCAGCAGGTGCGCTACGTGCAGGCGGACGGGTCCACGTCGTCCTCCGAGGTGCTGCCCGGCGTCAACCAGGTGGAGTCGATCGCCGCGGCCGACGACGAACTCCTGCCGCTGATGGCGGACACCATGAGCGACGGCATCGTGAAGTTGTCGCCCGGCGACAACTGGCAGACCGTGCTGAAGAAGGGCACCTCGCTGGTCTACCCGGGCTGAGCCCGGCCCCGGGCCCGCGGCCCGCGCTCGTCCGTCGCCGCAGTCCGCCGCGTCCGTCCGTCGCCGTAGTCCGTCGCGTCCGTGCTTCGTCCGTCGCCGCAGTCCGCCGCGTCCGTGCTTCGTCCGTCGCCGTAGTCCGTCGCGCCCGTGCTCGTCCGGCCGGTCCGTGCGGCCTCGCGGCGTTGTCCACAGGGGTGGCGCTGTCGCGGGGCGGCCGGGCAGGGTGGTGCGGTGCGGGAGTGGTGGCGGGAGTTCGCCGGACTGGTGCTGCCGGTGGCCTGCGGAGGCTGCGGCAGGCCGCGTACGGAGCTGTGCGCGGGGTGCGGCGACGCGCTGGGCGGGGAGCCGCGCCGGGTGCGGCCCTCGCCCGAGCCGCCCGGCCTGCCGGCGGTGCACGCCGGTGCCCCGTACGAGAACGCCGTGCGCGCGCTTCTGCTGGCACACAAGGAGCGCGGCGCCCTGACCCTCGCGAGGCCCCTCGGCGGCGCGCTCGCGGCCGCCGTACGGGCCGGGCAGGCGCGGTCCGGGGAAGGCGGTCCCCTGCTGCTCGTGCCCGTACCCTCGGCCCGCCGGGCCACCGCCGCGCGCGGGCACGATCCGGTGCGCCGGATCGCCCTGGCGGCGAGCGCCGCGCTGCGGCGGTCGGGCACCCCGGCGCGGGTCCTTCCCGTCCTCCGGCAGCGGCGCCGGGTAGCCGACCAGGCGGGGCTCCGGGCGGCCCAGCGGCGGGCCAATCTCGCGGGCGCGCTGGAGGCGGTTCCCGGCTCCGAACGGCTCCTCGCGGACGGCCGGGTGGTGCTGGTGGACGACCTGATGACGACGGGGGCGACGCTGGCGGAGGCGGCCCGTGCGGTCGGGCCGGCCCTGCCCCGGACGGGGGCGTACCGGCACCTCCGGGCAGCGGTGGTCGCAGCTTCTCCCTCTGCATTCGAAATAAACCGGAACTGACAGAAAAGTTTGATCTCCGCAGGTGGTGGAGGGGCAAAGGGACCTGAACGGAGGTACGCGTGAGTAGCGGGTGCCGAGAAGGCGGTGGGCACGCTATGTTCGGTGGTGAGGAATGGTGAATCCCAGGCCTCGACGAATGCACCACCGGGTTTCGGGCAGGCCCGCATCCGGAGTTCAGCTGTCAGAAGATCGGCGGGATGGTGAACCCGCCGGTGGGCAGGAGGAGGTGGAAGGTCACCGAGTCCAAGGCTCCGGAAAGCGCTGGAGCCTGGTGCAAAAGGGAGGCGCTCCGCCACCGTTGCGGAGCGATCCGGGAACGGAGTTCTGCGTGGACATCGTCGTCAAGGGCCGCAAGACCGAGGTGCCCGAGCGGTTCCGCAAGCACGTGGCCGAGAAGCTGAAGCTGGACAAGATCCAGAAGTTTGATGGCAAGGTCATCAGCCTCGACGTGGAGGTGTCCAAGGAGCCGAATCCCCGTCAGGCCGACCGTTCCGACCGGGTGGAGATCACGCTCCGCTCGCGGGGCCCGGTCATCCGGGCCGAAGCGGCCGCGGGCGACGCGTACGCGGCGCTGGACCTGGCCACCGGCAAGCTGGAGGCGCGGCTGCGCAAGCAGCACGACAAGCGCTACAGCCGCCGCGGCAACGGCCGTCTGTCGGCCGCCGAGGTCGCCGACGTGGTGCCGGGCACGGCCGCGTTCGACGAGGACGGCGAGCTGGTCAACGAACAGCTGGCCGAAGAGGTGCCCACCACGAGGATCGGTTCGCTGGAGGTACAGGGCGACGGTCCGCTGGTGATGCGCGAGAAGACGCACGTGGCGGCCCCGATGCTGCTCGACCAGGCGCTCTACGAGATGGAACTGGTAGGCCACGACTTCTACTTGTTCGTCGACGCGGAGACCAAGGAGCCCAGCGTCGTCTACCGGCGGCACGCCTACGACTACGGCGTCATCCACCTGAGGACCGACCCTCTCGCCTCCGACGAAGCCGGTGGCGCGGGCGGTGCGCTCGGCGGCTGACGATCCGTCTTCGCGGTGCCCCTGGAGTGCGTACGCGCCCCCGGGGGCACCGGCGTGCGACCACGGGACCCCCGCTCCGGCGGCCGGGCATGAAAGCATGGTCCCCCGAGCCAATCGGTATGCGGTGCAGTGCCGTTGGCGACCGTGTGTGATTTCAGGCCGTGGCCTTCAGGGGGAGGAACGATGGCGGACACCTTCGGGCCCGTGCGCGACACGAATGTTTCCGGAGAAGCTGCCCGTACCCGAGCCGGCGCGGACGAGGACGCCTCGCCCCGCAAGGAACCCATCAGGGTCCTGGTGGTGGACGACCACGCGCTCTTCCGCAGAGGACTGGAGATCGTGCTTCAGCAGGAGGAGGACATCCAGGTCGTCGGTGAGGCGGGGGACGGCGCTGAGGCGGTCGACAAGGCGGCCGACCTGCTGCCCGACATCGTGCTGATGGACGTGCGGATGCCCAAGCGCGGCGGCATCGAGGCGTGCACCGCCATCAAGGAGGTGGCCCCCAGCGCGAAGATCATCATGCTGACGATCAGCGACGAGGAGGCCGACCTCTACGACGCGATCAAAGCCGGCGCCACCGGATATCTGCTCAAGGAGATCTCCACCGACGAGGTGTCCACCGCGATCCGGGCGGTCGCCGACGGGCAGTCCCAGATCAGCCCGTCGATGGCGTCGAAACTCCTCACCGAGTTCAAATCGATGATCCAGCGCACCGACGACCGGCGACTTCTTCCGGCGCCCCGGCTCACCGACCGTGAACTCGAAGTCCTGAAACTCGTGGCCACCGGCAGGAACAACCGCGACATCGCCAAGCAGTTGTTCATTTCCGAGAACACGGTCAAGAACCACGTGCGCAATATCCTGGAGAAGCTCCAGCTCCACTCCCGGATGGAAGCCGTGGTCTATGCCATGCGGGAGAAGATCCTGGAGATCCGGTGAACCCTGGGGCTGTCCCTCGGGAGCGCCGACCCGGGGCAGCCCTTCGGTGTCCCGTCACCGGCGGGCGGCGGAGACCGCCACCCCGACCGCCGCGGCCAGCGGCTCCCGCAGCCCGGGGGTGTCGACCCGCTCCAGCCGCACGTCCGTGCAGCCGACCCAGGAGGCCGCCTCCACGAGCGCCTCGGCCATCGGCGCCACCGCCTTGGGGCTCGCCAGGGACACCTGACGGGCGACCAGCGTGGTGCCCTCGCGGGCCGGGTCGACGCGGCCCTGGAGCCGCCCGCCGGCGAGCAGGGGCATGGCGAAGTAGCCGTGCAGTCGCTTGGGCTTCGGGGTGTACGCCTCCAGGCGGTGGGTGAACCCGAAGATCCGCTCGGTGCGCGCGCGTTCCCAGATCAGGGAGTCGAACGGCGACAGCAGCGTCGTGCGGTGGCGTCCGCGCGGTTCGGCGGTCAGCGCTTCCGGATCGGCCCAGGCGGGCTTTCCCCAGCCCTCCACCGTCACCGGTACGAGACCGGAGGCGGCGACCGCGGTGTCGAAGTGCTCGGCCTTCAGCCGGTGGTAGTCCGCGAGATCGGAACGCGTACCGACCCCGAGCGAACGGCCCGCCAGCGCGACCAGCCGGCGCCGGCACTCCTCGTCGGTCAGGTCGTCGTGCAGGAAGCGGTCCGGGATCGCCCGCTCGGCGAGGTCGTAGACGCGCTTCCAGCCCCGGCGCTCGGTGCAGACCACCTCGCCGTACATCAGGGCGCGCTCGACCGCCACCTTGGTCGCGGACCAGTCCCACCACTCGCCGCCGTTCTTCGCACCGCCGAGCTGCGTCGCGGTGAGCGGGCCCTCGGCGCGCAGCTGCGCGATCACGGTGTCGTACGTGCCGGCGGGCAGCTCGTGGTGCCACTGCGGGCGGTTCCGGTAGGCCCGGCGGCGGAAGGCGAAGTGCGGCCACTCCTCGACCGGCAGCACGCACGCGGCGTGCGACCAGTACTCGAAGGCGCGGCCACCCGACCAGTACGCCTCCTCCACCGCCTTGCGGCCGATCCCGCCGAGCCGGGCGTAGGGAACGAGCTCGTGGGACCGTGCCAGCACCGAGATGGTGTCGAGCTGGACGGCTCCGAGGTGACGCAGCACCCCGGGCACTCCGGCGCGGCGGTCGGGCGCTCCCAGGAATCCCTGGGCGCGCAGCGCGATCCGGCGGGCCTGATCGGCGGAGAGTTCGACCACGGGGGGCTGCACGGGCGGCTCGGGCGTCATGGAGGCACCTTAAGGGGCGGCACCGACAGCGACCGGGGGAAACGAACGGGTGTCCGAGCGGGTGAGGGGCGCGCCCGTCCCGGGCCCGGGACGCCCCCTCGGACAGGGCACGGGACGCTACCCGGACCGGCCCGTCCCGGTCCGAAGCGCTTCAGCCGGTCCGCCCCCGGGACGGCAGGTACGCGGCGGACCCCGGCAGATGGGCCTCCGGGTCGGGCAGCCCGGTCCCGACGAGCCGCAGGCCGAGGCCCGAGGGGATGCGCCCGGGGCCGGACGCGGGGAGCCCCAGGTCCGCCGGGAAGAGCGACGCGCTCCAGAGGGCGCGGGGCGCGCCGCCCCCGGCGGTCGTACCGTCGTCGCCGCCCTCGGACCCGCCGTCGCCGCCCCCGGCGGTCGTACCGTCGTCGCCGTCGCCGCCGGAAGCGGGGCCGACGGGTCCGAGGGCGGCGGCCGCGTGGGCGGTCGCGTCCTCCAGCCGGAACCCGGCGCGCAGGGCGACCGCCCGGGACGCCACGTTGCCCGCCTCGGCCCACCACTCCAGCCGGACCGCCCCCAGCACGGAGAACGCCCAGCGCGCCAGGCGGACCACCCCCTCCGTTCCGTACCCCTGTCCGCGGTGCTCGCGGGCCAGCCAGAAGCCGACCTCGTACGTGCCGGGGGACGGGCGGGGGACGAGGCCGAGGGCGCCCGCCAGCGCGCCGGACCGCTCCACCACCGCGAAGTGGTAGCCGGAATCGTCCCGCCAGCCCGCCGGGGCGATGGTGCCCGCGAAGAGTTCCGCGTCGGAGCGCAGGTACGGCGACGGGATCTCCGTCCAGCGGAGGATCTCGGGGTCCTGGCAGGCGAGGTGCACCGCGTCCGTGTCCCCGGGGGTGAAGGGACGGAGCAGCAGGCGAAGGGAGGTGAGGGTGGTCGGCTCCATGGCCGCATTCTGGTGACCGCGGGGCCGGTCCGGGAGCACTTTCCGGGCTTCCCGGCACCTTCCAGGCCCTTCGGCCGTTGTCCTGGAAGGCGCGGTGAGGTCCACCCAGGGGCAGCCCTCCCGGCGCGGCGGTGTCCTCGCTTACGATGGCCGTTGCGGTGGGGCCCACCTGCCGTGCCCGCGCCAGAGTCCGTCAAACGACCCAGTGCCAGGCCCGACCGGCAAGGAGACCAGCCTCAGTGTCCGTCTTCAACAAGCTCATGCGTGCAGGCGAAGGCAAGATCCTGCGCAAACTGCACCGCATCGCGGACCAGGTCAGCTCCATCGAAGAGGACTTCGTCAACCTCTCCGACGCCGAGCTGCGGGCGCTCACCGACGAGTACAAGACCCGGTACGCGGACGGCGAGAGCCTGGACGACCTGCTCCCCGAGGCGTTCGCCACCGTCCGTGAGGCCGCCAAGCGCGTCCTCGGACAGCGCCACTACGACGTCCAGATGATGGGCGGCGCCGCCCTGCACCTCGGGTACGTCGCCGAGATGAAGACCGGTGAGGGCAAGACCCTCGTCGGCACCCTGCCCACGTACCTCAACGCGATCTCCGGCAAGGGCGTCCACCTGATCACGGTCAACGACTACCTGGCCGAGCGCGACTCCGAGCTGATGGGCCGGGTCCACAAGTTCCTCGGTCTCACCGTCGGGTGCATCGTCGCGAACATGACCCCGGCGCAGCGCCGCGAGCAGTACGCCTGCGACATCACGTACGGCACGAACAACGAGTTCGGCTTCGACTACCTCCGCGACAACATGGCGTGGTCGCAGGAGGAACTCGTGCAGCGCGGCCACAACTTCGCGGTGGTCGACGAGGTCGACTCGATCCTCGTCGACGAGGCGCGTACCCCGCTGATCATCTCGGGTCCGGCCGACCAGGCCACCAAGTGGTACGGCGACTTCGCCAAGTTGGTCACCCGGCTCACCAAGGGCGAGGCGGGCAACCAGCTCAAGGGCATCGAGGAGACCGGCGACTACGAGGTCGACGAGAAGAAGCGGACCGTGGCCATCCACGAGCCCGGCGTCGCCAAGGTCGAGGACTGGCTCGGGATCGACAACCTCTACGAGTCCGTCAACACGCCTCTCGTCGGGTACCTCAACAACGCCATCAAGGCGAAGGAACTCTTCAAGAAGGACAAGGACTACGTCGTCATCGACGGCGAAGTCATGATCGTCGACGAGCACACCGGCCGTATCCTCGCCGGGCGCCGCTACAACGAGGGCATGCACCAGGCGATCGAGGCGAAGGAAGGGGTGGACATCAAGGACGAGAACCAGACCCTCGCCACGATCACCCTGCAGAACTTCTTCCGCCTCTACAGCAAGCTCTCCGGCATGACCGGTACGGCCATGACCGAGGCCGCCGAGTTCCACCAGATCTACAAGCTGGGCGTCGTGCCGATCCCGACGAACCGGCCGATGGTCCGCCTCGACCAGTCCGACCTGATCTACCGCACCGAGGTGGCCAAGTTCGCCGCCGTCGTCGACGACATCGCGGAGAAGCACGAGAAGGGGCAGCCGATCCTGGTCGGCACCACCTCGGTCGA
The DNA window shown above is from Streptomyces sp. NBC_00247 and carries:
- a CDS encoding GNAT family N-acetyltransferase, which encodes MEPTTLTSLRLLLRPFTPGDTDAVHLACQDPEILRWTEIPSPYLRSDAELFAGTIAPAGWRDDSGYHFAVVERSGALAGALGLVPRPSPGTYEVGFWLAREHRGQGYGTEGVVRLARWAFSVLGAVRLEWWAEAGNVASRAVALRAGFRLEDATAHAAAALGPVGPASGGDGDDGTTAGGGDGGSEGGDDGTTAGGGAPRALWSASLFPADLGLPASGPGRIPSGLGLRLVGTGLPDPEAHLPGSAAYLPSRGRTG
- a CDS encoding winged helix-turn-helix domain-containing protein is translated as MTPEPPVQPPVVELSADQARRIALRAQGFLGAPDRRAGVPGVLRHLGAVQLDTISVLARSHELVPYARLGGIGRKAVEEAYWSGGRAFEYWSHAACVLPVEEWPHFAFRRRAYRNRPQWHHELPAGTYDTVIAQLRAEGPLTATQLGGAKNGGEWWDWSATKVAVERALMYGEVVCTERRGWKRVYDLAERAIPDRFLHDDLTDEECRRRLVALAGRSLGVGTRSDLADYHRLKAEHFDTAVAASGLVPVTVEGWGKPAWADPEALTAEPRGRHRTTLLSPFDSLIWERARTERIFGFTHRLEAYTPKPKRLHGYFAMPLLAGGRLQGRVDPAREGTTLVARQVSLASPKAVAPMAEALVEAASWVGCTDVRLERVDTPGLREPLAAAVGVAVSAARR